In the Flavobacterium sp. 90 genome, CGGGGAATGGCACGCGGATGACAGGGATTCGCTATCGCGAAGACGCGGATTTTTTGTCATTGCGAGGAACGAAGCAATCTCACTTGTTTTATCACGTCATGTTTTTATAGTGTGATTGCTTCGTTCCTCGCAATGACGTAATTTGTGTAAAAATAAAAAAGCTTGTAAACAATTGTCTACAAGCTTTTTTTATATTCAAAACCGAATTAAATTCTTAGTATAAACTAGGGAATTTAGACGGATTAACTTCATTCATCATGCTGTATACTTTTTCAAAAATATCTTCGGCAGAAGGTTTTGAAAAGTAGTCACCATCAGTTCCGTATGCTGGTCTGTGTTCTTTGGCAGCAAGAGTTTGCGGTTTACTGTCTAAGTAATTATAAGCGTCCTGGTCTTCCAGAATTTGTTGTAAAATAAATGCTGAAGCTCCACCTGGAACATCTTCGTCAATTACTAAAAGACGATTTGTTTTGGCAATACTTTTTACAATATCCTTGTTAACGTCAAACGGAAGTAAAGACTGAATATCGATTACTTCACAATCAATTCCTAAATCCAATAATTCTACAGCCGCTTGTTCTACTAATCTTAATGTTGATCCGTAAGAAACTAAAGTAATATCTGAACCTTCTTTTAGAGTTTCAACTACACCAATTGGTGTTTTGAATTCTCCAAAATTCAGTGGAGTTTTTTCTTTTAAGCGGTAACCATTCAAACATTCGATTACTAAAGCCGGTTCGTCAGTCTCTAAAAGAGCGTTGTAAAAACCTGCCGCTTGGGTCATATTTCTAGGAACCAAAACGTGAATTCCGCGAATAGCGTTAATAATCATTCCCATTGGAGAACCAGAATGCCAGATGCCTTCCAGACGATGTCCGCGGGTTCTGATGATTAATGGCGCTTTTTGTTTTCCAACGGTTCTGTATTGTAAAGTAGCCAAATCATCACTCATGATTTGAATCGCGTACAATAAATAATCTAAATATTGAATTTCAGCAATAGGGCGTAAGCCTCTCAAAGCCATTCCAATTCCTTGTCCAAGAATAGTTGCTTCACGAATACCAACATCGGCAACACGAAGTTCACCGTATTTTTCCTGCATTCCTTCTAAACCTTGGTTTACGTCACCAATGTTTCCTACGTCTTCACCAAAGATTAAAGTTTCAGGATATTTGCTGAATAAAGCGTCAAAATTGTCACGTAAAATCATACGTCCGTCTAAGTCGGCTTTTGCATTTTCGGCATATTCAGGGAGTACTTTCTGAACTGAAAATACATTTTGTTCAGAATCAGAATATAAGTTACTGCTGAATTTTTCCTGAGTAACTCCAATATAATCTGTGATCCATTTTGATAGTATAGCTTTACTATTTGGAACTTCGATAAAGCGTAAAATCTTTCTTGCGATAACAAGCATTTCCTTTTTTAAAGGTGATTTTATAGCGCTTAATTCAGAGATGTATTTTTTAATTCTTTCTTTATGATTGATGCTTGCCTCAGCAATTTGCTCCAATAATACTAAAAGATTTTTTTGATCTTCGATAATTGGATTTATAAAAGAGTTCCAAGCTTCTTTTTTGGCTTCAAGAACTTCTTTTTTCAATTCAAAATCAATTTCAGCTAATTCCTCAGGAGATGCAATATTGATGGCGATCATCCATAAACGCATCTGACGAATACAGTCAAAATCTTTTTCCCAAGCCAGTCTTTCTGCATTTTTGTAACGTTCATGAGAACCAGAAGTAGAATGTCCTTGTGGCTGAGTTAATTCGTTTACGTGAATTAAAACAGGAACGTGTTGTTCGCGTGCGATTGCACCGGCTCTTTCATAAGTAGAAACTAACTCGGCATAATCCCAACCTTTTACTCTAAAAATATCATAACCTTTAGAATCTTCGTCGCGTTGGTATCCTTTTAAGATTTCAGAGATGTTTTCTTTTGTAGTCTGATGTCTTGCGTGAACCGAAATTCCGTATTCATCATCCCAAACACTCATAACCATTGGTACTTGTAGTACTCCGGCAGCATTTATAGTTTCAAAAAACAAACCTTCAGATGTACTTGCATTCCCAATAGTTCCCCATGCAACTTCGTTTCCGTTTACAGAAAATTTGTCTTTGATAGTAATACCATCAACATTTCTGTAA is a window encoding:
- a CDS encoding alpha-ketoacid dehydrogenase subunit alpha/beta is translated as MIKEKSNTTLTFEDFKTEVLNDYRIAVTSRECSLLGRKEVLTGKAKFGIFGDGKEVPQLAMAKAFKNGDFRSGYYRDQTFMMAIGELTPKQFFAGLYGHTDLDFDPMSAGRQMGGHFVTHSLNEDGSWKDLTKQKNSSADISPTAGQMPRLLGLAQASKIYRNVDGITIKDKFSVNGNEVAWGTIGNASTSEGLFFETINAAGVLQVPMVMSVWDDEYGISVHARHQTTKENISEILKGYQRDEDSKGYDIFRVKGWDYAELVSTYERAGAIAREQHVPVLIHVNELTQPQGHSTSGSHERYKNAERLAWEKDFDCIRQMRLWMIAINIASPEELAEIDFELKKEVLEAKKEAWNSFINPIIEDQKNLLVLLEQIAEASINHKERIKKYISELSAIKSPLKKEMLVIARKILRFIEVPNSKAILSKWITDYIGVTQEKFSSNLYSDSEQNVFSVQKVLPEYAENAKADLDGRMILRDNFDALFSKYPETLIFGEDVGNIGDVNQGLEGMQEKYGELRVADVGIREATILGQGIGMALRGLRPIAEIQYLDYLLYAIQIMSDDLATLQYRTVGKQKAPLIIRTRGHRLEGIWHSGSPMGMIINAIRGIHVLVPRNMTQAAGFYNALLETDEPALVIECLNGYRLKEKTPLNFGEFKTPIGVVETLKEGSDITLVSYGSTLRLVEQAAVELLDLGIDCEVIDIQSLLPFDVNKDIVKSIAKTNRLLVIDEDVPGGASAFILQQILEDQDAYNYLDSKPQTLAAKEHRPAYGTDGDYFSKPSAEDIFEKVYSMMNEVNPSKFPSLY